The nucleotide window GCGCTCGCCCGTGGCCGGGTGCGGGAACGACAGCCGCACCGCGTGCAGCAGCATGCGGTGCACGCCCTGCATGCGGAAATGCCGGTTGTGCCGCCCGTCGCCATGGCTGGTGTCGCCGATCAGGTGATGGAAGGCGTGCTTCAGGTGCCGTCGGATCTGGCGGAAGCGCCCGGTCTCCGGCTGGCAGCGCAGCAGCGCATAGCGCGAGGTCTCGAAGCCGCCCGACGGCAGCGGCAGCTCGCCCGTCGCCAGGCGCACGAAGTGCGTCAGGGACGGCTTCTTTTCCGGCTTGCCCGGGCCGCCATCGAGCGGATGGTCGACGCTGAAGTCCGGTTCCGGCCAGCCGCGGCAGATGGCCAGGTAATCCTTCTCCACGGCGCGCGACATGAACACCTTGCCCAGCGCCGACGCGCTGTCGCGGTCGAACGCCACCAGCAGGCAGCCACTGGTGGCGCGGTCCAGCCGATGGATCAGGAAAATGGGCTTGCCGAACTGCACGCGCAGGCGGTCGGCGACGAAGTCGGTTTCGCCACCAGCCAGCCTGCTGTCGTGCGCCATCACGCCCGCGGGTTTGTCGACCACCGAG belongs to Pseudoxanthomonas sp. F37 and includes:
- a CDS encoding pseudouridine synthase is translated as MDYRETKTDDGPLPVLYADAQISVVDKPAGVMAHDSRLAGGETDFVADRLRVQFGKPIFLIHRLDRATSGCLLVAFDRDSASALGKVFMSRAVEKDYLAICRGWPEPDFSVDHPLDGGPGKPEKKPSLTHFVRLATGELPLPSGGFETSRYALLRCQPETGRFRQIRRHLKHAFHHLIGDTSHGDGRHNRHFRMQGVHRMLLHAVRLSFPHPATGERIEAVAPLDAEFRKAFALFGWEEDLR